Proteins encoded within one genomic window of Camelina sativa cultivar DH55 chromosome 19, Cs, whole genome shotgun sequence:
- the LOC104767028 gene encoding tau-tubulin kinase 1-like — protein sequence MASTLCSVRFLPCPSLDVLGKTKISSDSRSLVSSSSRVYGFSSVHRSLRRNRNQLQVVSMAPEEEKLTRRNPLDFPIEWERPKPGRRPDIFPKFSPMKTPLPPPMPYDPPEEDEEEEEKKEEEEENPDQEEEEQPDKQQ from the exons ATGGCGTCGACGCTTTGCTCTGTGAGGTTCCTTCCTTGTCCATCTCTCGATGTTTTAGGAAAGACGAAGATTTCCTCAGACTCGCGCTCGCTTGTTTCCTCTTCGTCGCGTGTCTATGGTTTCTCTTCCGTTCACCGCTCTTTGCGTCGCAATCGGAATCAGCTGCAAGTTGTCTCTATGGCTCCCGAGGAAGAAAAGCTCACTCGTCGCAACCCTCTCGATTTCCCAATT GAGTGGGAGAGACCTAAACCTGGGAGGAGGCCTGACATTTTCCCCAAGTTTAGTCCTATGAAGACACCATTACCACCGCCGATGCCTTATGATCCtccagaagaagatgaagaagaggaagagaagaaagaagaggaagaagaaaacccagaccaagaagaagaagaacaacctGACAAGCAgcaatag
- the LOC104767027 gene encoding protein EXORDIUM-like 5 has translation MSSPATLSFFIFTLSFYISSSLDTTNNKHTTVNSLNIPSPTAAAEIELINPKLPPRSLSLTSSKKFEGSSDLIHLRYHMGPVLSSSPINIYVIWYGRWTRPHKSLIRDFLNSISDAKAPSPSVAQWWRTASLYTDQTGANVSRSVLIAGEYSDSKYSHGNHLTRLTIQDVIASAARSASFPVDHKNGMYLVLTSHDVTMQDFCRAVCGFHYFTFPSMVGYTMPYAWVGQSGKQCPEVCAYPFALPGYMGHGGPGELRPPNGETGVDGMVSVIGHELAEVVSNPLINAWYAGEDPTAPTEIGDLCEGLYGSGGGGGYIGQVMRDREGKTYNMNGKGGRKFLVQWIWNPNLKACSGPNSVD, from the coding sequence ATGTCGTCTCCGGCGactctctccttcttcatcttcactctctccttctacatctcttcttctctcgataccaccaacaacaaacacacaactGTTAACTCCTTAAACATCCCTTCCCCCACCGCGGCGGCGGAGATCGAGCTTATTAACCCTAAGCTCCCGCCGCGAAGCCTCTCCCTCACATCCTCCAAAAAATTCGAAGGATCCTCCGATCTAATCCACCTCCGTTACCACATGGGACCTGTCCTCTCATCATCACCGATCAACATCTACGTTATCTGGTACGGACGCTGGACTCGTCCACACAAATCCCTAATCAGAGACttcctcaactcaatctccgACGCCAAAGCACCTTCCCCTTCCGTCGCACAGTGGTGGCGCACCGCTTCTCTCTACACAGACCAAACCGGAGCAAACGTCTCCAGATCCGTACTAATCGCCGGAGAATACTCCGATTCGAAATACTCACACGGAAACCACCTGACTCGTCTCACGATCCAGGACGTCATCGCCTCCGCCGCGAGATCAGCTTCTTTCCCGGTGGATCACAAAAACGGTATGTACTTAGTCCTGACGTCACACGACGTCACGATGCAAGACTTTTGCCGCGCCGTGTGCGGGTTCCACTACTTCACTTTCCCGTCTATGGTTGGTTACACGATGCCTTACGCCTGGGTTGGTCAGTCGGGTAAACAATGCCCCGAGGTTTGCGCTTACCCGTTCGCTTTACCGGGTTATATGGGACACGGCGGTCCCGGTGAGCTCCGACCACCGAACGGAGAGACGGGAGTCGATGGGATGGTTAGTGTGATTGGTCATGAGTTAGCTGAAGTTGTTTCGAATCCGTTGATTAACGCTTGGTACGCCGGAGAAGATCCGACGGCGCCGACGGAGATTGGGGATTTGTGTGAAGGGTTGTACGgaagcggcggaggaggagggtATATTGGTCAAGTTATGAGGGATAGGGAAGGGAAGACTTATAATATGAATGGTAAAGGAGGAAGGAAGTTTTTGGTTCAATGGATTTGGAACCCTAATTTGAAAGCTTGCTCTGGTCCCAACTCTGTCGACTAA